The DNA window CTCACTCGAAGGCCGGGTCGCCCTGGTCACCGGCGGCAACCGCGGGCTCGGGCGGGTCATGGCGAACGCGCTCGCCGCGGCCGGTGCCGAGGTCGCCGTCCTCAGCCGCAACCAGGCCGAGGCGGACAAGACCGCCGGCGAGATCGAGGCGGCGAACGGGCGGCGCGCACGCGGCATCGGTGCCGACGTGACGCGAGCCGACGATGTCGAACGAGCGGTCGCCGCCGTCGTCGACGAGTTCGGCCACCTCGACATCCTGATCAACAACGCCGGCGTGAACGTGCGCAAGTCGATCGAGGACTTCGACGAGGAGAGCTGGGACCTCGTCCAGGACACCAACGTCAAGGCGCCGTTCCTGTTCGCCAGAGCCGCCGCGCCGCACCTCAAGGCCAGCCCGCACGGCCGGATGATCAACCTCGGCTCGATGCTCGGGCTCACCGCGCTCCCCGGCCGCGCCGCGTACTCCTCGAGCAAGGCCGCGATCGTCAACCTCACCCGCGTCCTCGCGCTCGAGTGGGCGCCGCACGGCGTCACGGTGAACGCGCTCTGCCCGGGACCGTTCGCGACCGACCTGAACATCCCGGTGCTCGAGAACCCCGAGCTGAACAAGTGGTTCCTCGACCGCATCCCGTTGGGACGTTGGGGAAACCCCGAGGAGCTCGGCGGCGCGGCCGTCTTCCTCGCGTCCGACGCGTCCGCGTTCATGACGGGCGCCACGCTCGTGATCGACGGAGGTTGGACGGCCCAGTGACACGGATAGGACTCGCCACCTCCGGCACCACGTTCAGCTTCGGCCTGCATCCGAAGGCCGCCCGCCCGCGCATCAACGCCCACACCTTGATGGACAAGGCGCAAGCCCGTGGCCTTGTCGGCATCGAGCTGCCCGACCGGATGATCGACAACCCCGAGGCCGTCCGGCAGGACGCGACCGAGCGAGGGATGTTCGTCACGGTCGACACCGGCGGGTACGAGCCGGACGCGCTCGCGCGCGTGATCGAGCTGGCCGGCCAGGTGGGGTCACCGGTCGTACGGACCGTCGTCGGCGGCGCGAAGATCGGCGGCGACCGCCGCCCCTTGGCCGGGCGCTGGCAGCCGTTCCTCGACGACGTCCGGGCGAAGCTGAAGGTGGCCGCCGCGGAGGCCGAACGCGCGGGCGTCACCCTCTGCGTCGAGAACCACCAGGACCTCGCCTCGGAGGAGCTACTCCAGCTGTGCGAGGAGATCGCCTCCCCGTTCTTCGGCATCAACCTCGACACCGGCAACCCGCTCGCCACCGCAGAGGAGCCGATCGACTACTTCCGGCGGGTCGCGCCGCACGTGAAGAACGTGCACCTGAAGGACTACTGGACCTGGTGGAGCGACGAGGGCTTCCTGCTCGTGCGCTCGCCACTCGGGCAGGGGCTGGTCGACTTCCCGGTGCTGCTCGACCTGCTCGCCCCCGCCGTTCCGGACGTGCCGATGTCGATCGAGCTGGGTGCGCTGGAGGCGCGGAACATCCGCGTGTTCGCGCCGGACTTCTGGCCGGACTACCCGCCGCGTACGGCTGCGCAACTGGCCGAGGCACTGCGCGTGGTCCGCGCGAACGCCAAGCCGGACGGGGACTGGCGGACGCCGTACGAGCGCGGCGAGTCGCCGGAGGCGATCGAGGCGTACGAGCAACGCCAGCTCACCGAGAGCGTCGAGTACGTACGAGGGCTGGTGGCGTCCCGATGACCGTGGAGGGGAAGGTCGCGCTCGTCACCGGGTCCAGCCGCGGGCTCGGCCGCGCCTACGCGCTGGCGCTGGCCGCCGAGGGCGCGGACGTCGCGATCCACGACGTGGACACGACGGCCGCCGCGCGGTTCGGCGAGGCGGCGTCGGGGCCGGCGGTGGCCGACGAGATCAAGGCGCTCGGCCGGCGTTCGGGCTTCTTCGCGGCGGATCTCACCGACGCCGAGCAGACCGCGCGGCTCGTCGCGGACGTGGTGGAGACGTTCGGAACGCTGGACATCCTCGTCAACAACGCCGGCGGCGACATGGGCGCGACCACGCCGCGGCCGGACCCGAATGACGCGCTCGACATCGACCCGGCCGACATCCGCGCGGTCGTGGATCGGAACGTGCTGACGACGATGTTCGCGTGCAAGTACGCCGGCCTGCACATGCGTGAGCAGCGGACCGGCAAGATCATCAACGTCGGTTCCGTCGCCGGCCACGCCCCGGCGCGGAACGGCATCGTCTACGCCGCGGCCAAGGCGGCGAACTCGCACTACACGCGCTGCCTGGCCGAACAGCTCCGGCCGTTCGACGTGAACGTCAACTGCCTCGCCCCGGCCGCCACGTACACCGGGCGCTTCCTCGCGACCCGCGAGGTGCGCGACCAGAGCGAGCTGTCCCGGCTGCAGCGGATCGCCGAACCGGGCGACATGGCCGCGATCGTGCTGTTCCTCGCCGGTCCCGCCTCGGACTACCTGACCGGCGAAACCATCGTCTGCTGGTGACCGCGCGCTTGATCTCCCTAGGTCGCCCAACTCACCGACCCGTGATCATGAGCGTGATCATGAAGGCAAACCCGGCGTATACGACCGGTTCGGCTTCACGATCACCATCATGATCACGGGCCTTGAGGGCGGCGGCTACTTGGCGGCGTCCTCGGCCTCGGCCAGGCGTTTGCGGGCCTGCTCGAGCGTGGACTCCGCGCGTTCGTACCGGCGCTTCTCGGCCCGCAGCCCGCGCTCGGCGGCGAGCAGCTGGGCCTCGGTGTCGCGGATCTCCTCGCGCAGCTCGTCCAGCCGTTCCCGCAGCGAGTCGCGCGAGGACTCCATGTCGGTGAACGCCTGTTCCCGCTCGGTGTAGTCCTCCTCCGCCTCCTCCAGCACCTCGCGCGCATCGGCGAGCCGGGCCTCGGCCTTCGCCCGAGCCGCGTCCTCGTCCTCGTCCTCCGGCGACGAAGCACGCGACGACTTCTTCTTCGCCGGCGACGGCACCGAACGCAACGTCGGCACAGCGGACAGGTCGCCGCCGAACGGGCCGAAGCCCGCGTACGTCACCGACTTCACCACCCGGCCGGACCGCACGAGCGCAGCCACCTCCTCGTCGGCCAGCGCCGAGTCGAGCGTCGACTCGACCTCGCGCGACAGGTCGGCCGTGATCCGAACGCCCCGATCGGCGCCCAGGCGCCGGACGGCGGCAGCGATCTTCGACATCAGCTTCTGCCGCGACGCCGAGAGCGAACGGATCTCGTCCCCGTCCAGCGCCCGCTGCGCAGCGCCCAGCTCCGCACCCAGCGAGAACAACGACTCGACCAGATCGGACTCCGACCGCCACAGCAGGTTGACGAGCCAAGCGCCCTGCGTGGGGCGCGCCAGTTTCTTCAGAGCGGCCGCGAGCGTACGATCGCCGGCGTCGCGAGCAGACTTGGCCTCCTCGTCACGCTTAGCGACGAACTCGCTCGGCGGGGTGGCGTAAAGCTCGCCCGCGATCACATCCAGGTCACGCACTGTCCGTTTTGTCCCTCTCCAGTCACAGATCTTGCATCGTTATAGACACGGAGTGGCACAGATTCTTCCGCAACTCCGGCCGGATCCCCTAGTTTGCGCCGGGACGGCCGGCGCTGGCGCCCACACGGCAGCCTTGCCCGGGTTCATGACAAGGGGATGGTCGAGAATGAAACAACGGAGGCTCGCCAGTGTCCTGACGCTGGCCGCGGCGTTCGGATTGGTCGCCGCCGGGTGCGGCGGCAACGGCGGCGGGAACGGCGGCAACGGGGGCGAAGACCCAGGCGCCGAGACCGGCACCGTGATCAGCATCGGTATCGCCGAGCCGCGGCACCTGCTTCCGCCGAACACGACGGAGACGAGCGGCGCGCAGGTCCTCGCCGCGCTGTTCTCCCCTCTCGTCGGCTTCGACGCGGAGAACAAGCCGGTCCTGAACGTCGCCGAATCGGTCGAGTCGAGCGACAACAAGGTCTGGAACGTCAAGATCAAGGACGGCTGGACCTTCCACAACGGCGAGAAGGTCACGTCCGACAGCTTCATCGACGCGTGGAACTACGGCGCGTACAGCCCGAACGGCCAGGGCGGCAACTACTTCTTCCAGCGCATCGACGGCTACGCCGACATGAACACGTCGGACCCCGACGGCGACGGCCCGAAGGCGGCGCCCAAGCCGAAGGCGGACAAGCTCACCGGCCTGAAGAAGACCGACGACCTCAACTTCACGATCACGTTGAGTGACCCGTTCGCCGACTGGAAGTCGGTCATGGGCTACACGGTCTTCTACCCGATGCCGAAGGCGGCGTTCACCGATCTCAAGGCGTACGAAGAGGCCCCGATCGGCAACGGTCCGTTCAAGCTCAAGGGCAAGTGGGAGCACGACAAGCAGGTCGAGGTCGAGGCGTACGACAAGTACGCGGGCGAGGAGAAGCCGAAGGTCGCGGGCGTCAAGTTCACGATCTACCAGGACCCGGCGACCGAGTACCGCGACCTTCTCGCCGGCAACCACGACGTGATGAAGTCGATCCCGACCGCTGAGCTCGCCAACGCCCAGACCGACCTGCCGGAGCGGTTCGCGCAGTCGTCCTCCTCGGGCTACCAGATGCTGGCGTTCCCGACGTACGACCCGATCTTCAAGAAGGTCGAGATCCGCAAGGCGATCTCGATGGCGATCGACCGCGAGGCCATCGTCAAGACGATCTTCCAGGGCAGCCAGGACGTCGCCCGTTCGTTCGTCTCCCCCGTGGTCCCCGGGTTCCGGGACAACACCTGCGGCGAGGCGTGCGAGCTCGACGCGGCCAAGGCCAAGGACCTGCTGGCGCAGGGCGGCGGCATCCCGGGCAACAAGCTGACGATCACCTACAACTCCGACGGCGACAACAAGCCGTGGGTGGACGCGACGTGCAACCAGATCCAGCAGAACCTCGGCGTGCAGTGCACCAGCGCACCCGAGCCGGCGTTCGCCGACCTGCTCGAGAAGGTCGACGCGGACAAGGCCGTCGGCATGTTCCGGATGGGCTGGATCTTCGACTACCCGTCGATGGAGAACTACCTCGGCCCGCTGTACGCCTGCAAGGGTTCGTCGAACTACTACGGCTACTGCAACGAGGAGTTCGACAAGCTCGTCGCCGACGGCAGCAAGGCCACCACGCCCGAGGACTCCATCAAGCTGTGGCAGCAGGCCGAGGACATCCTC is part of the Tenggerimyces flavus genome and encodes:
- a CDS encoding SDR family NAD(P)-dependent oxidoreductase; its protein translation is MTVEGKVALVTGSSRGLGRAYALALAAEGADVAIHDVDTTAAARFGEAASGPAVADEIKALGRRSGFFAADLTDAEQTARLVADVVETFGTLDILVNNAGGDMGATTPRPDPNDALDIDPADIRAVVDRNVLTTMFACKYAGLHMREQRTGKIINVGSVAGHAPARNGIVYAAAKAANSHYTRCLAEQLRPFDVNVNCLAPAATYTGRFLATREVRDQSELSRLQRIAEPGDMAAIVLFLAGPASDYLTGETIVCW
- a CDS encoding sugar phosphate isomerase/epimerase family protein — protein: MTRIGLATSGTTFSFGLHPKAARPRINAHTLMDKAQARGLVGIELPDRMIDNPEAVRQDATERGMFVTVDTGGYEPDALARVIELAGQVGSPVVRTVVGGAKIGGDRRPLAGRWQPFLDDVRAKLKVAAAEAERAGVTLCVENHQDLASEELLQLCEEIASPFFGINLDTGNPLATAEEPIDYFRRVAPHVKNVHLKDYWTWWSDEGFLLVRSPLGQGLVDFPVLLDLLAPAVPDVPMSIELGALEARNIRVFAPDFWPDYPPRTAAQLAEALRVVRANAKPDGDWRTPYERGESPEAIEAYEQRQLTESVEYVRGLVASR
- a CDS encoding peptide ABC transporter substrate-binding protein, which translates into the protein MKQRRLASVLTLAAAFGLVAAGCGGNGGGNGGNGGEDPGAETGTVISIGIAEPRHLLPPNTTETSGAQVLAALFSPLVGFDAENKPVLNVAESVESSDNKVWNVKIKDGWTFHNGEKVTSDSFIDAWNYGAYSPNGQGGNYFFQRIDGYADMNTSDPDGDGPKAAPKPKADKLTGLKKTDDLNFTITLSDPFADWKSVMGYTVFYPMPKAAFTDLKAYEEAPIGNGPFKLKGKWEHDKQVEVEAYDKYAGEEKPKVAGVKFTIYQDPATEYRDLLAGNHDVMKSIPTAELANAQTDLPERFAQSSSSGYQMLAFPTYDPIFKKVEIRKAISMAIDREAIVKTIFQGSQDVARSFVSPVVPGFRDNTCGEACELDAAKAKDLLAQGGGIPGNKLTITYNSDGDNKPWVDATCNQIQQNLGVQCTSAPEPAFADLLEKVDADKAVGMFRMGWIFDYPSMENYLGPLYACKGSSNYYGYCNEEFDKLVADGSKATTPEDSIKLWQQAEDILVRDLPVLPLRFGKNNFGWSENVKDVELDAFQRVNLIKIAPAG
- a CDS encoding SDR family NAD(P)-dependent oxidoreductase, with the translated sequence MESFSLEGRVALVTGGNRGLGRVMANALAAAGAEVAVLSRNQAEADKTAGEIEAANGRRARGIGADVTRADDVERAVAAVVDEFGHLDILINNAGVNVRKSIEDFDEESWDLVQDTNVKAPFLFARAAAPHLKASPHGRMINLGSMLGLTALPGRAAYSSSKAAIVNLTRVLALEWAPHGVTVNALCPGPFATDLNIPVLENPELNKWFLDRIPLGRWGNPEELGGAAVFLASDASAFMTGATLVIDGGWTAQ